From Topomyia yanbarensis strain Yona2022 chromosome 1, ASM3024719v1, whole genome shotgun sequence, one genomic window encodes:
- the LOC131685805 gene encoding large ribosomal subunit protein uL16, giving the protein MGRRPARCYRYCKNKPYPKSRFCRGVPDPKIRIFDLGRKKAMVEDFPLCVHLVSDEYEQLSSEALEAGRICCNKYLVKFCGKDQFHIRMRLHPFHVIRINKMLSCAGADRLQTGMRGAFGKPQGTVARVRIGQPIMSVRSSDRFKAQVVEALRRAKFKFPGRQKIFISKKWGFTKYDRDEYQKHLEEGRLVNDGCGVQFRNDHGTLAKWEHHQLSRLS; this is encoded by the exons ATGGGAAGACGTCCCGCAAGATG TTATCGCTACTGTAAGAACAAACCGTACCCGAAGTCGCGGTTCTGTCGGGGTGTTCCCGACCCAAAGATCCGCATCTTCGATCTTGGTCGCAAGAAGGCTATGGTGGAGGACTTCCCGCTCTGTGTCCACCTGGTGTCCGACGAGTACGAGCAGCTGAGCTCGGAAGCGCTGGAAGCAGGTCGTATCTGCTGCAACAAGTACCTGGTCAAGTTCTGCGGCAAGGACCAGTTCCACATCCGTATGCGGCTGCATCCGTTCCACGTGATTCGGATCAATAAGATGTTGTCGTGTGCCGGAGCCGATAGGCTTCAGACGGGAATGCGTGGTGCCTTCGGTAAGCCGCAGGGAACCGTAGCCCGGGTGCGCATCGGGCAGCCAATCATGTCGGTTCGTTCCAGCGACCGCTTCAAGGCTCAGGTCGTAGAGGCGCTGCGTCGTGCCAAGTTCAAGTTCCCCGGTCGTCAAAAG ATCTTCATCTCCAAAAAGTGGGGATTCACCAAGTACGACCGGGACGAATATCAGAAGCACTTGGAAGAAGGCCGTCTGGTGAACGACGGTTGTGGTGTCCAGTTCCGCAACGATCATGGCACGTTGGCCAAGTGGGAACATCATCAGTTGTCGCGCCTGAGCTAA
- the LOC131685754 gene encoding uncharacterized protein LOC131685754 produces MQRGKATAVKMCSAQIREQMGKSEPELESIGHKLLNNDQLTLEDVFKLGQRIAERNEYDANFLVVCGVEELTGRLMQHKSGDRDRNSLFVICAKAEMPRLAVFCVVCSEGKTVSLYNDFSSGQIPDSIRLILEHNFGDTIEYKIHPSTEEVQQSHDMEILSLKALETMMINLKPDKRKDFIKNYANRKRSYFGWLKSVPIARIKDDLFGLIKEGYYKRFASDIDGLAQDVKFKEALAKFFDSLPLLDDYTNFRDYQSLLKKVSELDENDTALDADLLKQVEEARKRAFDGIAERTQSNKNASSAPALNIEKQFPDQMAKFNKLCKPLDNSCADDQLDSVLKKISDKLDLDYNKLKIFSAAKSAEKQQDPEDAITFEDVFNDIATVVSKTRKQIDENRKSLEELLSEIDEKTVNKRSLKDGYRKVKEFSKSWESKQARDVQQWAKSVKGTDADLYETLAVMDRANELVTGGHKLRDTQILSVLVFLTQKQNKGQLCQIQTGEGKTTIVSILAAIKALQGEVVDVVTSNPVLASEGVRDRQLFYKLLTLRAATNNADENYTRGKRTCYMADIVYGSIGSFQFDYLRDSFLGLGTRAKRPFGNIILDEVDSMIIDNASHIAKLSGSLPGMEYLKYVYIKIWMELYKAENRITQEFQESLKVKAEELQLCGCPDEKAQSRYNEFKNELECTIMARIKDCIRCSQPTKIDIIPSHIRDYVDSSLDQWIDSAISAKYNYREDEQYVIRTGKTGEPVIQPVDYANTGITMKNTIWQYGLHQFLQLKHNLHLTAESLTSCFISNLGYIKKYGTDIFGLTGTLGSQAERELLMAIYDVGCSQIPTYKEKKFVEISGEILDDDEFGEEIARDVLWEMRKGRSSLVICETIRDAKEVRKMVRRIKPDIIARTYFDEENANVTEQEISTGEVVFATNIAGRGTDFRTSPDLEAKGGLQVYVAFLPCNKRVEDQAFGRTARQGNKGTAKLMIKQSEVEKLGIDSGSLEEIKQRRDEIEATRIKYIKDFKVKELHFQDTLFEKFSALYRKLKDKCHDKPEYQYVLDDLKEFWAFWLEKTIQRVSMLEEKNANHEFEQFELEARETIAGTIAFNPYYSIQQAEHFIVNDQLDKAEQALDHAYNISKNPEILYSVYMKRFEIAIERGEALKYKFRDAVGDLFFLPIIKSDRQYRENAKSHLREAQKAFKKELDCIEQIFGSEHFASIIESNEHQKENILIKHLVSKQQALNLNQGHVDSLIKQIDEHQDGICVQSRISDYFANLKPQNEAEIQIKKTVSNSELSELAAVSANTTYALRVVLDARPEIVTAAQIQIGGGLALFASGCLFPPALPITSAIAGTMITEGLCDIAIELIVTHGDKTFNKEAYIKGKVVSYGIALLTLGINAALQCPKILAKAKNACRWISQTLRKCPYLCRACESLATKFDKLANWFEKMEILAKFSKMTDAEKLKFLKDALSSNNLKELKHLGDHVQLYQSLSQAKTLTELTRLEQCVTSLKQVAFGAVKNASTRVVQQVIMNKVISSMLVPFLSPVKPTLRKHVEKSVKESLDTEKLKFCSIEDIQTAINKIHTSIDFGTVAGIFKDTILSMSKHCNDWRLQLGALAVDQLFTWKDVYDYVKKLCLKINDKLSSNGKQIKTEDVEKLQHQLIEQLTEELFAIFTSATVKTGNDVITVGMSAFGNYKQEKEREAQCLEQNRNFREGGAAGQEEATALSDVIKRPIHIYDENGNRIVIGEQYEVNGEPIKVRYFPPDEKNPTGHYVPFGEDKDWSIGSGSDNNCLFDAVGSQVSQDSASLRQCTVSRIEADPEHYIARQVHDLGLKGIFLVGGRRQVPLGKDHYPSFENRIKAPEKLTEALAHLRNDLNEQKSKADEFANKKQSEQLTHIKKNKSMPQFGSVPDKEEMMMGVMEVHFTDGSKLQTMTVSGDYPFATKQPVKVDGLDIVPSEASPFKSEFKNFRFVDPGNIKGKQVYEVYDKQQLPVTYDRNCAAQKLFYVLGEHMKNNPHLEVKGDIQMAESWYKPGTAKYYASAVVIEASCSNCENILPTLTGAGYER; encoded by the coding sequence ATGCAGCGTGGAAAGGCCACCGCCGTGAAAATGTGCAGTGCGCAAATAAGGGAACAAATGGGAAAATCGGAACCCGAGCTAGAAAGTATTGGACACAAGCTGCTCAATAACGATCAACTGACGCTTGAAGATGTTTTTAAGCTGGGCCAGCGAATCGCCGAAAGGAATGAGTACGATGCAAACTTTCTCGTTGTTTGTGGTGTCGAAGAATTAACTGGTCGTTTGATGCAGCATAAATCTGGCGACAGAGACAGAAATTCATTGTTTGTCATATGTGCGAAAGCCGAGATGCCAAGACTCGCAGTTTTCTGTGTTGTTTGCTCGGAGGGAAAAACCGTATCTTTGTACAATGACTTCTCGAGTGGTCAAATTCCGGACAGTATTCGACTGATTTTAGAGCACAATTTCGGGGATACCATAGAGTACAAGATTCACCCCAGCACAGAAGAAGTTCAACAGTCTCACGATATGGAAATCCTGTCACTTAAAGCATTGGAAACGATGATGATCAATTTGAAGCCGGACAAAAGAAAAGATTTTATCAAAAACTATGCCAATCGAAAGAGATCCTATTTTGGTTGGCTCAAATCCGTACCAATTGCTCGCATCAAGGATGATCTTTTCGGCTTGATAAAGGAAGGTTACTATAAAAGGTTTGCCAGCGACATCGACGGACTTGCTCAAGACGTAAAGTTTAAAGAAGCTCTCGCAAAGTTTTTCGATAGTTTGCCGCTGCTGGATGATTACACTAATTTCCGAGATTATCAGTCTCTGCTCAAAAAAGTTTCGGAATTGGACGAGAATGATACTGCACTAGATGCCGACTTGCTCAAGCAGGTGGAGGAAGCCCGGAAAAGAGCTTTCGATGGAATTGCAGAGCGAACTCAAAGCAATAAGAATGCGAGCAGTGCTCCAGCGTTAAATATTGAGAAACAGTTTCCGGACCAAATGGCCAAGTTCAACAAACTGTGCAAGCCGTTAGATAATTCCTGTGCGGATGACCAGCTGGATAGTGTTCTCAAGAAGATCAGTGACAAATTGGATCTGGACTATAATaagctgaaaattttctctGCTGCCAAAAGTGCGGAAAAACAGCAAGACCCGGAAGATGCTATTACATTTGAGGATGTTTTCAATGATATTGCGACAGTTGTTAGCAAAACTAGGAAGCAAATCGACGAGAATAGGAAATCTTTGGAAGAATTGCTCTCGGAGATAGACGAAAAAACAGTTAACAAGCGATCTCTGAAGGACGGGTATCGAAAAGTCAAAGAGTTTTCCAAATCATGGGAATCCAAACAGGCTCGGGACGTTCAACAATGGGCCAAATCTGTGAAAGGGACCGATGCTGATTTGTATGAAACATTAGCAGTTATGGACAGAGCAAACGAGTTGGTAACCGGAGGTCATAAACTGCGCGATACGCAGATTCTGTCCGTGTTGGTATTTTTAACACAGAAGCAGAACAAAGGTCAACTTTGTCAGATACAAACCGGAGAAGGTAAAACGACTATCGTTTCCATTCTGGCAGCGATTAAAGCTTTACAGGGCGAAGTTGTGGATGTCGTGACCAGTAATCCTGTGTTGGCATCGGAAGGCGTTAGAGATAGACAACTTTTCTACAAACTGCTGACCTTACGGGCCGCAACGAACAACGCAGATGAAAACTACACACGTGGCAAAAGGACTTGCTATATGGCTGACATCGTTTACGGAAGTATAGGCAGTTTTCAGTTCGACTATTTGAGAGATTCGTTTCTCGGACTCGGAACCCGTGCCAAGAGACCATTCGGAAACATCATTCTGGACGAGGTAGACTCGATGATTATAGATAATGCAAGCCATATCGCCAAACTGTCTGgatcattgcccggaatggaatATTTGAAATACGTCTATATAAAGATATGGATGGAACTTTATAAGGCTGAAAATAGGATCACCCAAGAGTTCCAGGAGAGTCTGAAGGTAAAAGCGGAAGAGTTGCAGTTGTGCGGTTGTCCTGATGAAAAAGCTCAATCAAGGTATAATGAATTTAAGAACGAACTGGAATGCACAATAATGGCCAGAATCAAGGACTGTATCCGGTGCTCGCAACCTACAAAAATCGACATTATTCCCTCTCACATCCGGGACTATGTAGATTCCTCCCTAGACCAGTGGATCGACAGTGCTATCAGCGCAAAGTACAACTACCGGGAAGACGAACAGTACGTCATTCGTACTGGTAAAACTGGAGAACCCGTCATTCAACCGGTTGACTATGCCAACACGGGAATAACTATGAAGAACACCATCTGGCAGTACGGTCTACATCAGTTCCTGCAGCTTAAACACAACCTGCATCTGACCGCCGAAAGTTTGACCAGTTGTTTCATATCCAATCTcggttatattaaaaaatacgGTACCGACATATTCGGACTGACCGGTACGCTTGGCTCGCAAGCGGAACGGGAACTGTTGATGGCGATCTACGATGTGGGTTGTAGCCAAATTCCTACCTACAAGGAGAAGAAGTTTGTCGAAATCAGTGGCGAGATTTTGGATGATGATGAATTCGGCGAAGAGATTGCGCGGGATGTTTTATGGGAAATGCGAAAAGGTCGATCCTCGCTGGTCATTTGTGAAACCATCCGGGATGCTAAAGAGGTGAGAAAAATGGTCCGGAGAATCAAGCCGGATATCATCGCGAGAACATATTTTGATGAAGAAAACGCGAATGTCACTGAGCAGGAGATCAGTACGGGTGAGGTGGTCTTTGCCACTAACATAGCCGGCAGGGGAACGGATTTCCGAACCTCACCGGACTTGGAAGCTAAGGGTGGACTCCAGGTATACGTTGCTTTCTTGCCGTGCAATAAACGGGTTGAGGACCAAGCGTTCGGCCGGACGGCACGGCAAGGTAACAAGGGTACGGCCAAGTTGATGATCAAACAAAGCGAGGTCGAAAAATTGGGCATCGACTCCGGTAGCTTAGAGGAGATAAAACAACGACGGGATGAGATAGAAGCAACTAGAATCAAATATATTAAAGATTTTAAGGTGAAAGAACTGCACTTCCAGGATACGCTTTTCGAAAAGTTCTCTGCCCTGTATCGGAAGTTGAAGGACAAGTGTCACGACAAGCCAGAGTATCAGTATGTACTGGATGATCTGAAGGAGTTTTGGGCTTTTTGGCTGGAAAAGACGATCCAACGTGTATCGATGTTGGAGGAAAAGAATGCAAATCATGAATTCGAGCAGTTTGAATTAGAAGCACGAGAGACAATCGCGGGAACAATTGCGTTTAATCCGTATTACAGCATTCAACAAGCGGAACATTTTATCGTAAATGATCAACTAGATAAAGCAGAGCAGGCTTTGGATCATGCGTACAACATAAGCAAGAATCCAGAAATTTTATACAGTGTCTATATGAAACGATTTGAAATCGCAATCGAGAGGGGCGAAGCACTGAAGTACAAATTTAGGGACGCAGTAGGCGATCTGTTCTTTTTACCGATAATAAAGTCTGACAGGCAATACCGTGAAAATGCCAAGAGTCATTTAAGGGAAGCACAGAAAGCGTTCAAAAAGGAACTCGATTGTATCGAGCAAATCTTTGGCTCCGAGCATTTTGCGAGCATCATAGAGAGCAATGAACAtcaaaaggaaaatattttaataaaacatTTAGTATCCAAACAGCAAGCCTTGAATCTCAACCAGGGACATGTTGATAGCTTGATCAAACAGATTGACGAACACCAGGACGGTATATGCGTGCAAAGCCGAATTTCGGACTATTTCGCCAATCTTAAGCCGCAAAATGAAGCCGAAATTCAGATTAAGAAAACGGTTTCAAACTCGGAACTGTCCGAGTTGGCAGCAGTGTCGGCCAATACAACATACGCACTTCGAGTGGTGCTCGACGCTAGGCCGGAGATAGTAACGGCAGCGCAAATTCAAATCGGCGGAGGCTTAGCGCTCTTTGCCAGTGGATGCTTGTTTCCACCTGCACTACCGATAACGTCTGCCATCGCTGGAACAATGATTACGGAAGGTCTATGCGACATTGCCATTGAATTGATCGTCACACATGGCGACAAAACATTCAACAAGGAAGCCTACATAAAGGGGAAGGTTGTCAGCTATGGTATAGCCTTACTTACACTCGGCATCAATGCCGCACTGCAGTGTCCCAAGATTTTGGCTAAAGCCAAAAATGCTTGCCGCTGGATTTCGCAGACGTTGCGCAAATGCCCATATCTATGCAGGGCTTGTGAATCTTTAGCTACCAAGTTTGATAAACTTGCgaattggtttgagaaaatGGAAATCTTGGCAAAGTTTAGCAAAATGACTGATGCTGAAAAGTTAAAATTTCTGAAAGATGCATTAAGTTCCAATAATCTCAAAGAGCTCAAACATTTAGGAGATCATGTTCAACTCTATCAAAGCTTGAGCCAAGCCAAAACGCTAACCGAACTAACAAGATTGGAACAGTGTGTAACAAGCCTGAAGCAGGTGGCCTTTGGTGCGGTAAAGAATGCTTCTACTAGAGTGGTACAGCAGGTGATTATGAATAAGGTTATTAGCTCGATGCTTGTACCGTTTCTGTCGCCCGTGAAACCAACACTCAGAAAGCACGTCGAAAAATCCGTGAAGGAATCGTTAGACACAGAAAAACTAAAGTTCTGCTCGATCGAGGACATTCAAACAGCAATCAACAAGATTCATACAAGCATAGACTTCGGAACTGTAGCGGGAATTTTCAAGGACACTATTCTGTCCATGTCAAAGCACTGTAACGACTGGAGACTTCAGTTGGGCGCGTTGGCTGTCGATCAGTTGTTTACCTGGAAGGACGTATATGACTATGTCAAGAAGCTATGTCTTAAAATTAACGATAAGCTATCATCCAACgggaaacaaataaaaaccgaAGATGTCGAAAAGCTGCAGCATCAACTGATAGAACAGTTAACGGAGGAATTGTTCGCTATATTTACCAGTGCCACCGTGAAAACAGGCAACGATGTGATTACGGTTGGCATGTCTGCGTTCGGAAACTACAAGCAGGAGAAAGAAAGGGAAGCGCAGTGTCTGGAGCAAAACAGGAACTTTCGCGAAGGCGGAGCAGCTGGACAAGAGGAAGCTACTGCTTTATCCGATGTTATTAAGCGACCGATCCACATTTACGATGAAAATGGCAATCGTATAGTGATAGGAGAACAATACGAAGTCAACGGTGAACCGATTAAGGTTCGATACTTTCCTCCGGACGAGAAAAATCCCACCGGTCATTATGTTCCTTTCGGAGAGGATAAGGACTGGTCAATTGGCAGTGGTTCCGACAATAACTGTCTCTTCGATGCAGTTGGTAGTCAAGTTTCACAGGATTCGGCCAGTTTGAGACAGTGTACAGTGAGTAGAATTGAGGCTGATCCCGAACATTATATTGCCCGTCAAGTACACGATCTTGGATTGAAAGGAATATTTTTGGTCGGTGGAAGACGACAGGTACCACTTGGGAAGGACCATTACCCATCATTCGAGAATAGAATAAAAGCACCAGAAAAGTTAACAGAGGCGCTGGCGCATCTACGTAATGACTTAAACGAGCAAAAATCCAAAGCAGACGAGTTTGCAAATAAAAAACAATCTGAACAGCTTACGCATATTAAAAAGAACAAATCCATGCCCCAGTTTGGATCTGTTCCGGACAAGGAAGAAATGATGATGGGTGTTATGGAGGTGCACTTCACGGATGGCAGCAAACTTCAAACGATGACCGTGTCAGGGGATTACCCTTTCGCCACTAAACAACCCGTGAAGGTTGATGGGTTAGATATCGTACCGTCTGAAGCTTCTCCGTTTAAGTCGGAATTCAAAAACTTTCGATTCGTAGATCCGGGCAACATTAAGGGCAAGCAAGTGTACGAAGTGTACGACAAACAGCAGCTACCGGTGACGTACGATCGTAATTGTGCAGCTCAAAAGCTGTTTTACGTGCTGGGTGAACATATGAAGAACAACCCGCATCTGGAGGTGAAAGGAGATATCCAGATGGCGGAATCGTGGTACAAACCAGGAACGGCTAAATATTACGCCTCAGCAGTCGTTATAGAAGCATCGTGCAGtaattgtgaaaatattttgccAACCCTTACCGGGGCAGGCTACGAAAGGTGA